The Terriglobia bacterium genome includes the window ATCGTGACATTAAAGGCACGAGCAGCGTGTTCAAGATTGCGGACCGTTGTACGGCCAGATTGTCACGCCGGAGGCCCGGAAATGCAAGCGGCGCGGGCGGCACAGGCACTTTCGTTCCGTTATTCCTCCCATTTCGACGCGCGACCGTTAGCGCAAGCTGGTTTACAATCGCTGGCAATGTCTCCCCACACCATCCAAAGCCCGGCGGCCCGCGCGGCCGCGTTGCAGGCGGCGCTGCGCACCATCATCCGCGGCCAGGACGAGGTCATCCGTCTCGCCCTGGTGACGCTGTTTGCACGCGGCCACCTGCTCATCGAAGGCGTGCCCGGGGTCGGCAAGACCACGCTGGCGCAAGCGCTGTCGCGCGCCCTGGACTGCGCCTTTCAGCGTATCCAGTTCACCAGCGACATGCTGCCCAGCGACGTGCTCGGCATCTCCATGTACTCCGCCGTCGAACAGCGCTTCGAATTCAAGCGTGGGCCGGTGTTTACCAACGTCCTGCTCGCCGACGAAATCAACCGCACCACGCCCAAAACCCAGTCCGCGCTGCTGGAGGCGATGAACGAATCGCATGTCACCGTGGACGGCCACTCCTATTCCCTGCCGCAGCCCTTCCTGGTGATGGCCACCCAGAACCCGGTCGAGCATCACGGCACCTACCCGCTGCCCGAATCGCAGATGGACCGCTTCCTGATGCGCGTGCACATGGGCTACCCCTCGGGTGAAAGCGAGCGCGAGATCCTGCGTTCCGAGGCGGGCGCGGCCCAGCTCGACAGCGTGCGCCCGGTGCTGAGCGCCGCCGACGTGATCGGCATCCAGGATGAGGTCACGCGCGTCCGCGTGGACGATTCGCTGGTGGAGTACGCCTTGGCGATGGTGAATCGCACACGCGAATCGGCGTATCTTTCCCTCGGGGTCTCGCCCCGCGGCGGCATCATGCTCTATCGCGCCGCGCAGGGCATGGCCTTCCTCGACAGCCGCACCTTCGCCACCCCGGACGACTTCAAGACGCTGGCGGTGCACGTCTTCGCGCACCGCGTCGTGGTCAGCGGACGCTATTCGTCTACCTTGAAAAAATCGCAGCAGGGGGAAGAGATCCTGCGCGAGATCGTGGACGGCGTCCCGGTGCCGGTGTAGCAATCAAGTCAGAATTAAGAAGTCAGAAATCAGAAGTCAGAAATAAGAAGTGGGTCCACTTATATGTCCGTGTTGCGCTTTTTCATGTTGC containing:
- a CDS encoding MoxR family ATPase, which translates into the protein MSPHTIQSPAARAAALQAALRTIIRGQDEVIRLALVTLFARGHLLIEGVPGVGKTTLAQALSRALDCAFQRIQFTSDMLPSDVLGISMYSAVEQRFEFKRGPVFTNVLLADEINRTTPKTQSALLEAMNESHVTVDGHSYSLPQPFLVMATQNPVEHHGTYPLPESQMDRFLMRVHMGYPSGESEREILRSEAGAAQLDSVRPVLSAADVIGIQDEVTRVRVDDSLVEYALAMVNRTRESAYLSLGVSPRGGIMLYRAAQGMAFLDSRTFATPDDFKTLAVHVFAHRVVVSGRYSSTLKKSQQGEEILREIVDGVPVPV